The genomic segment agagagggtgttacacactggatgtgttactgggatagagagggtgttacacactggatgtgttactgggatagagagggtgttacacactggatgtgttacTGGGATAAacagggtgttacacactgggcgtgtttacagggacagagagggtgttacacactggatgtgtttacagggatggAGAGGGTGTCACACACTGGATGTGTTCACAGGGATACAGAGAGTGTTatactgggtgtgtttacagggatagagagtgtgttacacactggggagtttacagggatagagaaggtgttacacactgggtgtgtttacagggatagagagggtgttacacactggatgtgtttacagggacagagagggtgttacacactggatgtgtttacagtgatggagagagtgttacacactgggtgtgtttacagggacagagagggtgttacacactggatgtgtttacagtgatagagagggtgttacacactgggtgtgtttacagggacagagagggtgttacacactggatgtgtttacagggacagagagggtgttacacattggatgtgtttacagggatagagagggtgttacacattggacgtgtttacagggatagagagggtgttacacactggatgtgtttacagtgatggagagagtgttacacactgggtgtgtttacagggacagagagggtgttacacactggatgtgtttacagggatagagagggtgtcacacactggatgtgtttacagggatagagagagtgTTATACACTGGATGTGTTCACAGGGATACAGAGAGTGTTatactgggtgtgtttacagggacagagagagtgttacacattggatgtgtttacagggatagagagggtgttacacactggatgtgtttacagtgatggagagggtgttacacactgggtgtgtttacagggacagagagggtgttacacactggatgtgtttacagggacagagagggtgttacacattggatgtgtttacagggatagagagggtgttacacactggatgtgtttacagggatagagagggtgttacacactggatgtgtttacagtgacggagagggtgttacacactgggtgtgtttacagggacagagagggttttacacactggatgtgtgtacagggacagagagggtgttacacactgggtgtgtttatggggatggagagggtgttacacactgggtgtgtttacagggacagagagggtgttacacactggatgtgtgtacagggatagagagggtgttacacacctTACGTGTtttcagggatagagagggtgttacacactgggtgtgtttgcaGGGACAGAGAGGATATTACAcattggatgtgtttacagggatagagagggtgttacacactggatgtgtttacagggatagagagggtgttacacattggatgtgtttacagggacagagagtgtgttacacactgggtgtgtttacagggatagagagggtgttactcactgggtgtgtttacagggacagagagggtgttacacactggatgtgtttacagggatagagagggtgtcacacactggatgtgtttacagggatagagagggtgtcacacactggatgtgtttacagggatagagagggtgttataCACTGGATGTGTTCACAGGGATACAGAGAGTGTTatactgggtgtgtttacagggacagagagggtgttacacattggatgtgtttacagggatagagagggtgttacacactggatgtgtttacagggatagagagggtgttacacactggatgtgtttacagtgatggagagggtgttacacactgggtgtgtttacagggacagagatGGTGTTACAcattggatgtgtttacagggatagagagagtgttacacactgggtgtgtttgcaGGGACAGAGAGGATATTACAcattggatgtgtttacagggatagagagggtgttacacactggatgtgtttacagggatagagagggtgttacacattggatgtgtttacagggacagagagtgtgttacacactgggtgtgtttacagggatagagagggtgttactcactgggtgtgtttacagggacagagagggtgttacacactggatgtgtttacagggattgaGAGTGTGTTACACACTGTGTGttcacagggatagagagggtgttacacactggatgtgtttacagggatagagagggtgttacatactgggtgtgtttacagggatagagagggtgttacacactggatgtgtttacagggacagagagggtgttacacactgggggagtttacagggatagagagggtgtcacACACTGGACGTGTTCAcaaggatagagagggtgttacacactggatgtgttactgggatagagagggtgttacacactggatgtgttactgggatagagagggtgttacacactggatgtgttacTGGGATAAacagggtgttacacactgggcgtgtttacagggacagagagggtgttacacactggatgtgtttacagggatggAGAGGGTGTCACACACTGGATGTGTTCACAGGGATACAGAGAGTGTTatactgggtgtgtttacagggatagagagtgtgttacacactggggagtttacagggatagagagggtgttactgGATGTGtgtacagggatagagagggtgttacacactttACGTGTtttcagggatagagagggtgtcacACTGGGGGTGTTCACAGGGATAAAGAgagttacacactggatgtgtttacagggatagagagggtgtcacacactgggtgtgtttacagggatagagagggtgttgcacactggatgtgtttacagggatagagagggtgtcacacactgggtgtgtttacagggatagagagggtgtcacacactggatgtgtttacagagatagagagggtgttgcacactggatgtgtttacagggacagagagggtgttacacactggatgtgttttcagggatggagagggtgtcacacactggacgtgtttacagggatagagagggtgttacacactggatatgtttacagggatagagagggtgtcacACACTTGGTGTGttcacagggatagagagggtgttgcacactggatgtgtttacagggatggAGAGTGTGTCACACACTGgacgtgtttacagggatagagagggtgttataCACTGGATGTGTTCACAGGGATACAGAGAGTGTTatactggatgtgtttacagggatagagagggtgttacacactgggagtttacagggatagagagagtgttacacactggatgtgtttacagggattgaGAGTGTGTTACACACTGTGTGttcacagggatagagagggtgttacacactggatgtgtttacagggacagagagtgtgttacacactgggtgtgtttacagggatagagagggtgttacacactgcatgtgtttacagggatagagagagtgttacacactgggtgtgtttacagggatagagagagtgttacacactggatgtgtttacagggattgaGAGTGTGTTACACACTGTGTGttcacagggatagagagggtgttacacactggatgtgtatacagggatagagagggtgttacatactgggtgtgtttacagggatagagagggtgttacacactggatgtgtttacagggacagagagggtgttacacactgggggagtttacagggatagagagggtgtcacACACTGGACGTGTTCAcaaggatagagagggtgttacacactggatgtgttactgggatagagagggtgttacacactggatgtgttactgggatagagagggtgttacacactggatgtgttacTGGGATAAacagggtgttacacactgggcgtgtttacagggacagagagggtgttacacactggatgtgtttacagggatggAGAGGGTGTCACACACTGGATGTGTTCACAGGGATACAGAGAGTGTTatactgggtgtgtttacagggatagagagtgtgttacacactggggagtttacagggatagagaaggtgttacacactgggtgtgtttacagggatagagagggtgttacacactggatgtgtttacagggacagagagggtgttacacactggatgtgtttacagtgatggagagagtgttacacactgggtgtgtttacagggacagagagggtgttacacactggatgtgtttacagtgatagagagggtgttacacactgggtgtgtttacagggacagagagggtgttacacactggatgtgtttacagggacagagagggtgttacacattggatgtgtttacagggatagagagggtgttacacattggacgtgtttacagggatagagagggtgttacacactggatgtgtttacagtgatggagagagtgttacacactgggtgtgtttacagggacagagagggtgttacacactggatgtgtttacagggatagagagggtgtcacacactggatgtgtttacagggatagagagagtgTTATACACTGGATGTGTTCACAGGGATACAGAGAGTGTTatactgggtgtgtttacagggacagagagagtgttacacattggatgtgtttacagggatagagagggtgttacacactggatgtgtttacagtgatggagagggtgttacacactgggtgtgtttacagggacagagagggtgttacacactggatgtgtttacagggacagagagggtgttacacattggatgtgtttacagggatagagagggtgttacacactggatgtgtttacagggatagagagggtgttacacactggatgtgtttacagtgacggagagggtgttacacactgggtgtgtttacagggacagagagggttttacacactggatgtgtgtacagggacagagagggtgttacacactgggtgtgtttatggggatggagagggtgttacacactgggtgtgtttacagggacagagagggtgttacacactggatgtgtgtacagggatagagagggtgttacacacctTACGTGTtttcagggatagagagggtgttacacactgggtgtgtttgcaGGGACAGAGAGGATATTACAcattggatgtgtttacagggatagagagggtgttacacactggatgtgtttacagggatagagagggtgttacacattggatgtgtttacagggacagagagtgtgttacacactgggtgtgtttacagggatagagagggtgttactcactgggtgtgtttacagggacagagagggtgttacacactggatgtgtttacagggatagagagggtgtcacacactggatgtgtttacagggatagagagggtgtcacacactggatgtgtttacagggatagagagggtgttataCACTGGATGTGTTCACAGGGATACAGAGAGTGTTatactgggtgtgtttacagggacagagagggtgttacacattggatgtgtttacagggatagagagggtgttacacactggatgtgtttacagggatagagagggtgttacacactggatgtgtttacagtgatggagagggtgttacacactgggtgtgtttacagggacagagatGGTGTTACAcattggatgtgtttacagggatagagagagtgttacacactgggtgtgtttgcaGGGACAGAGAGGATATTACAcattggatgtgtttacagggatagagagggtgttacacactggatgtgtttacagggatagagagggtgttacacattggatgtgtttacagggacagagagtgtgttacacactgggtgtgtttacagggatagagagggtgttactcactgggtgtgtttacagggacagagagggtgttacacactggatgtgtttacagggatagagagagtgttacacactggatgtgtttatagggatagagagggtgttacacactggatgtgtttacagggatagagagagtgttacacactggatgtgtttatagggatagagagggtgttacacactggatgtgtttacagtgatggagagggtgttacacactgggtgtgtttacagggacagagagggtgttacacactggatgtgtttacagggacagagagggtgttacacattggatgtgtttacagggatagagagggtgttacacactggatgtgtttacagggatagagagggtgttacacactggatgtgtttacagtgacggagagggtgttacacactgggtgtgtttacagggacggAGAGGGttttacacactggatgtgtttacagtgatggagagggtgttacacacctTACGTGTtttcagggatagagagggtgttacacactgggtgtgtttgcaGGGACAGAGAGGATATTACAcattggatgtgtttacagggatagagagggtgttacacactggatgtgtttacagggatagagagggtgttacacactgggtgtgtttacaggggtagagagggtgttacacactggatgtgtttacagggatagagagggtgttacacacctTACGTGTtttcagggatagagagggtgtcacACTGGGGGTGTTCACAGGGATAGAGagagtgttacacactgggtgtgtttacagggatagagagggcggtccggggagggggtggtgaatgGCAAAGCACTAACCTCACCCCGTCCCCCGCAGCCCCCTCCCAGCCATCGCCATGGAGAACGAGGGTGACCAGGCGGCCAGCggcggaggggccggtagtgcccGGCCCCAGGTGCCCCAGATGTCCCTCTACGAGCGCCAGGCGGTCCAGGTCAGAGTGTCGGGGTGGTGGTGTCGCTCCTGACCGTCTCCGTCCGCCAACCCGTGTGTGACCCTGACCTCTCCGCCTCCCCCGTGTGTCACCCTGACGCCTCCCTTCTCCCCGCGTGTTTCACCCTGaagtctccctctctcccatgtGTCACCCTGATGTCTCCCCCGCGTGTCACCCTGATGTCTCCCCCGCGTGTCACCCTGACGTCTCCCCTCCCCCGTGTGTCACCCTGACGCCTCCCTTCTCCCCGCGTGTTTCACCCTGACGTCTCCCCTCCCCCGCGTGTCACCCTGACGTCTCCCCTCCCCCGCGTGTCACCCTGACGTCTCCCCTCCCCCGTGTGTCACCCTGACGTTTCCCCCCCTGCGTGTCACCCTAACGTCTCCCCTCCCCGTGTGTCACCCTGACGTCTCTCCTCCCCCCGTGTGTCATCCTGATGTCTCCCCCACCCCCTGTGTgtcccctgatgtctcccctccCCCAGTGTGTCACCCTGACGTCTCCCCCAGCCCCGAGTGTCACCCtgactcctccccacccccctgtCACCCTGACGTCTCCCCCAGCCCTGCGCGTCACCCTGATCGTGTCCCCTGTTGTGTGACCCTGTATGTCCCTGCCCCGCCCGTGTGTGGCCCTGACTCTGCCCGTGTCTGTTCCTCACCCTCAGGCTCTGCAGGCCCTGCAGCGACAGCCGAACGCCGCGGCCCAGTACCTCCAGCAGATGTACGCAGCCCAGCACCAGCAGCTTATGTTGCAGCAGCACCTCAGCACGGCCCAGCTCCAGCAGGTACGCGGGAGCCCGCTACAGCAGCATCGCAGCAGCGCCGTACAGACACGGAGAGACGCTCCCACCCCCCCCGTCACAGTACGGACACTCTCCCCCTGTCACCGTACGGACACGGACAGACTCTCCCCTCCGTCACCGTACGGACACTCTCCCCTCCGTCACCGTACAGACACGGACAGACTCTCCCCCTGTCACCGTACGGACATGGACAGACTCTCCCCCCTGTCACCGTACGGACACGGACAGACTCTCCCCTCCGTCACCGtacggacactctccccccccgtcaccgtacggacacggacagactctccccctgtcaccgtacggacacggacagactctcccctccgtcaccgtacggacactctccccccccgtcaccgtacggacactctccccctgtcaccgtacggacacggacagactctcccctccgtcaccgtacggacactctccaccccgtcaccgtacggacacagacagactctccccccccccccgtcactgTACGGACACGGACAGACTCTCCCTCCGTCACCGTACGGACACGGACAGACTCTCCCCTCCTTCACCGTACGGACACGGACAGACTCTCCCCTCCTTCACCGTACGGACACGGACAGACACGCTCCCCCGTCACCGTCACCGTACGGACACTCTCCCCCTGTCACCGTACGGACACGGACAGACTCTCCCCTCCGTCACCGTACGGACACTCTCCCCCTCGTCACCGTACGGACACGGACAGACTCTACCCCCCATCACCGTACGGACACGGACAGACTCTCCCCCCCGTCACCGTACGGAAACGGACAGACTCTCACCTCCGTCACCGTACAGACACGGAcagactctccccccccccccccccgtcaccgTACGGAGATGGACAGACTCTCCCCTCCGTCACTGTACAGACAGACTCTCCGCTCCGTCACCGTACGGACACGGACAGACTCTCCCCCCCATCACTGTACGGTCACGGACAGACTCTCCCCTCCGTCACGGtacggacactctcccccccgTCACCGTACGGACACGGACAGACTCTCCCCCTGTCACCGTACGGACACTCTCCCCCTGTCACCGTACGGACATGGACAGACTCTCCCCCCCGTCACCGTACGGACACGGACAGACTCTCCCTCCGTCACCGTACAGACACGGACAGACTCTCCCACCTATCACCGTACGGACACGGACAGACTCTCCCCTCCGTCACCGtacggacactctcccccccgtcaccgtacggacacggacagactctcccacctgtcaccgtacggacacggacagactctcccctccgtcaccgtacggacactctcccccccgTCACCGTACGGACACAGACAGACTCTCCCCTCCGTCATCGTACAGACACGGACAGACTCTCCCCCCCGTCACCGTACGAACACTCTCCCCCCCGTCACCGtacggacactctccccccgtCACCGTACGGACACGGACAGACTCTCCCCTCCTTCACCGTACGGACACGGACAGACTCTCCCCTCCTTCACCGTACGGACACGGACAGACACGCTCCCCCGTCACCGTCACCGTACGGACACGGACAGACTCTACCCCCCATCACCGTACGGAAACGGACAGACTCTCACCTCCGTCACCGTACAGACACGGACAgactttcccccccccccgtcaccgTACGGAGATGGACAGACTCTCCCCTCCGTCACTGTACAGACAGACTCTCCCCTCCGTCACCGTACGGACAC from the Mobula birostris isolate sMobBir1 chromosome 13, sMobBir1.hap1, whole genome shotgun sequence genome contains:
- the LOC140208166 gene encoding polyhomeotic-like protein 2 — encoded protein: MENEGDQAASGGGAGSARPQVPQMSLYERQAVQALQALQRQPNAAAQYLQQMYAAQHQQLMLQQHLSTAQLQQVTLAANRQVTPGSSGSEGQSSGPAQST